In Sphingobacterium thalpophilum, a genomic segment contains:
- a CDS encoding MFS transporter, with translation MKPVLRVQLSLMMFLEYFIKGAWFVTLGTYLIKSLNASGMEVANIFATQSLGAVFAPFFVGFVADRYFNAERVLSALHLIGAGLLYGMSQAPDATHFYPYVFVYFMAYMSSLSLSNGIAFRHIEDAKKYFPGVRVWGTIGWICSGLVISYLFRWDAPESIQAGALHNTFIMGAVCSLLLAVFSLALPKTPPQVKLRDEKFDFGKAIGLDALKLLKQRSFLIFFVTAIVICIPISFYYQNANPFLVNAGIPNPTAKMALGQFSEAICLLLIPFFFRRLGYKKMILLGIAAWALRYLFFAYGDGQERSFLLLSGILLHGICYDFMFVVGQIYTDRIAGEKYKASAQGLITIAMYGVGMLIGFWVAGAVSDYLKTAYAAQFWEYLWFIPAGISGFCLLLFALFFKEEKTMPDMKAS, from the coding sequence ATGAAACCAGTATTACGCGTCCAATTGTCCCTGATGATGTTTTTAGAATATTTTATCAAAGGGGCCTGGTTTGTTACTTTGGGAACATACCTTATTAAATCGCTCAATGCCTCGGGTATGGAGGTCGCGAATATTTTTGCAACACAATCCCTTGGTGCTGTATTTGCTCCTTTTTTTGTGGGTTTTGTCGCCGACAGATACTTTAATGCCGAGCGGGTACTTTCAGCATTACATCTCATTGGAGCTGGACTACTTTACGGGATGTCGCAGGCACCGGATGCGACACATTTTTATCCCTATGTATTTGTCTATTTTATGGCTTACATGTCTTCGCTATCCTTATCCAATGGAATCGCATTCCGGCATATTGAAGACGCGAAGAAGTATTTTCCGGGGGTACGCGTGTGGGGGACGATCGGTTGGATCTGTTCGGGACTTGTGATCAGTTATTTGTTCCGTTGGGATGCGCCCGAATCGATACAGGCAGGTGCCCTGCATAATACCTTTATTATGGGCGCGGTTTGTTCGTTATTATTGGCGGTCTTCAGTCTAGCATTGCCAAAAACACCACCACAGGTGAAGCTTAGAGATGAAAAGTTTGATTTTGGAAAGGCAATTGGTTTGGATGCATTGAAGCTTTTAAAACAGCGGAGTTTTCTGATTTTTTTTGTAACAGCAATTGTCATCTGTATTCCCATTTCGTTCTATTATCAAAATGCGAACCCATTTTTGGTCAACGCCGGAATACCGAACCCCACAGCAAAAATGGCATTGGGGCAATTTTCCGAAGCCATCTGCTTGTTGTTGATTCCATTTTTCTTTAGACGCTTGGGGTATAAAAAGATGATTTTACTGGGCATTGCGGCCTGGGCACTTCGCTATTTGTTTTTTGCCTACGGCGACGGACAGGAACGGTCATTCTTATTGCTATCCGGAATTTTATTGCATGGCATCTGCTATGATTTTATGTTCGTAGTGGGGCAGATCTATACCGATCGAATTGCTGGTGAAAAATACAAGGCTTCTGCACAGGGGCTTATTACCATCGCGATGTATGGTGTAGGGATGCTGATCGGATTTTGGGTTGCCGGTGCTGTTTCAGATTACCTGAAAACAGCTTATGCTGCTCAATTTTGGGAATATCTTTGGTTTATTCCGGCAGGTATTTCTGGTTTTTGTCTTTTGCTATTTGCCCTGTTTTTTAAAGAGGAGAAAACGATGCCGGATATGAAAGCCAGTTAA
- a CDS encoding membrane dipeptidase: MYEFEMPFLVDAHLDLSMNAIEWNRDLRLSITELNRREKGMDDKPDRAKATVTFDELRRGHIGLVVATQIARFVKPESSLPGWYSPEQAWAQTQGQLAWYKAMEADGQMKMICTKTDLDQHLALWSDGSDHADKPIGYLLSLEGADSIVDISYLETAYNYGLRAIGPAHYGPGRYANGTDSSGKLNEQGIRLLEEMERLGMILDATHLNDDAFWDAVQRYQGAIWASHNNCRKFVDHNRQFSDEMIKALVKKKAVIGVALDAWMMVPNWVRGVSDPKTSNCSMDIMANNIDHICQLAGNVDHVGVGSDLDGAFGREQCPYDLETIADIQKLFGILSKRGYNNTDLEKIASKNWLNFMRNALPES, from the coding sequence ATGTACGAATTTGAAATGCCATTTTTGGTCGATGCACATTTGGATTTGAGTATGAACGCCATAGAATGGAATCGGGATCTTCGATTGTCGATTACCGAACTGAACCGTAGGGAAAAGGGGATGGATGACAAGCCCGATCGGGCTAAGGCAACCGTCACTTTTGACGAATTGCGTCGTGGTCATATTGGTTTGGTTGTTGCTACACAAATCGCCCGTTTCGTAAAACCCGAGAGCTCTTTACCAGGCTGGTACTCACCGGAACAGGCATGGGCACAAACACAGGGGCAGCTTGCATGGTATAAAGCAATGGAAGCCGATGGACAAATGAAAATGATCTGTACAAAAACTGATTTGGACCAGCATTTGGCGCTTTGGTCGGATGGCAGCGATCATGCCGATAAGCCAATCGGATATCTGCTGAGTCTGGAAGGTGCCGATTCCATTGTAGATATCAGCTATCTCGAAACAGCCTATAACTATGGTTTAAGAGCGATTGGGCCAGCACATTACGGACCGGGGCGATATGCCAATGGAACAGACTCGTCGGGTAAGCTTAATGAGCAGGGAATAAGGTTATTGGAAGAAATGGAGCGATTGGGGATGATATTGGACGCGACACATCTGAATGATGATGCTTTTTGGGATGCTGTCCAACGCTATCAGGGTGCGATTTGGGCCAGCCATAATAACTGTCGCAAGTTTGTGGACCATAACAGGCAGTTCAGTGATGAAATGATCAAGGCTCTTGTAAAGAAAAAAGCAGTGATCGGGGTAGCGCTCGATGCTTGGATGATGGTACCGAATTGGGTACGAGGTGTATCCGATCCTAAAACAAGCAATTGCTCCATGGATATCATGGCCAACAATATTGATCATATTTGTCAATTGGCAGGAAATGTCGATCATGTTGGCGTGGGGAGCGACTTAGACGGCGCATTTGGCCGTGAGCAGTGTCCTTATGATCTGGAAACGATTGCTGATATCCAAAAACTATTTGGCATCCTGTCAAAAAGGGGGTATAATAACACCGATCTTGAAAAGATTGCCAGCAAGAACTGGCTTAATTTTATGCGAAATGCATTGCCCGAATCATAA